The Candidatus Nitrospira nitrificans DNA window GAAGCTGTAGGATATGACCACTGCCTGCTCCGAAATCGAGACACCTGCCCCCAGGAACAAGATAGGCACTGATAAGCTCCAGAAATTTTGGACCTGCCACTTTCCCGAAAGAAAGATTGTCGAGCTCTGTTTGCGCGACCCCATCCCAGAACTTATTGACTAACTGCGGTGTCCAGTGAATTCTTTTGACCAAATCGCGCTCCGTCAAAACTCGTTAAAACTCGATCTATACGCTCGCTTAATAAAGTAAGCCCCGAAATTGTAGGGGAGTGATTTAATCCGATATGGCAAATCGTTTCTCGATAGATAGTCATGCAAGGCGCGCGCGCATCCATCCCAGGCGTAATAATCATCGATAATTACAACGCCTCGTTCACTTGTGATCGGACAAAGATGCGTGAGCGAAACATCGGTGGACGTGTACCAATCACCATCCAACCTAAGAACAGCGATACCTTGTTCGGAAAGCTCCGATGCCACGTTTGGAACGGTACATTCAAACCAGCCTCGAACAAGCCTGTATTCGGCCGCCAGAAACTGATGCTGTTTCAACAGATTTTCGAGGTCTTGTTGCGCTGCTTTGCAGTTATCAAAAAACTTTTCTGCGTCAACACCAGATTGCCATTTTGCAGCAAGAGGGCCATCTCGATGATCTACTCCGGGTAAGCCTTCAAAACTATCCAGCATGTAGACAGGTTTAAGCACTTTGCCGAATAATTCTCGTTGCACCAACAACATCGCGACTGAACATCCGCCTCTCCAGGTTCCGCATTCTAGAAATACACCGGGCAAACTGTTTTTGATTGCGTACACGACTGCTGCCATCGTAAAGACGATTCCCGTTTGATGAACCATGCTGTACGGCGCGACCGCATCTACTATTTTGTCAATCCTCGGGTCGTTCATTTCTTCAACAATCCCAAGTTGCTGAAAGGTCACGGTGCTATCCACCTAACGAACCCATCATACGCTGATCGTTCTTCATCACGCCGAATCGCAGTTTCGGATTCAAGTTGACGATTGAGGTCGTAAAAAGAGTTGGAGTATTGATGACCACGAAATGAAGCGCATCAATTCTACAGTCGCATTGAGCACCGTCTGCACCTGCATTGGCAGCTTGTAAAAAATAGTCGCCGGCAGCCAGCCATGCGTCAATTTCTATACTTACTTCAAAAATCTGACCAGCTTCAATCCGGGGAATTTCGACAGCAGCGGTTTTGTTGGTTACGCCGAAGATGTCGACACCCTTTGTGTTTCTAATAATGAATCCTGAGGACAAGTCAACAACTGGAAAGTGAGCCACAACAGTTTGAGTGATTCGGTACTGGTTGCCGGAAACGAGAACCTCTGTTTTTTTTCCTGCCTGATCAAATATAGCTACGCTCAAAATTTCTACTTTGCGATCCCCAAAACGATAACCATCCTGCGCAGCATTCGTTTTAGATGTATGGTGAGCAGTACCTTGGCTCAGCAATGTTGTCCCTGGCTCAGCTTCTACTTCTGAATCTTTGCGTTTTTCATGTATCGATCGTTTCGCAGGCTCGCTATATAGATTCTCTATATATGCTTTCGAAACACTGACGGGCTTGCCAGCATCAACGATCTGACCGGCATCAAACAAGAACGCTTGATCACAGAAACTTGTCACAGCATTGATATCGTGAGAAACGAAAAGGATAGTCGTTCCCATCTCCCTCAACATTCGAAGTTTGCGAAAACATTTTTCCTGAAATTTCGCATCCCCGACAGAAAGAGCCTCATCCACGATAACTACGTCAGGCTCCATTACCGTTTGCACGGCAAACGCGAGCCGCATCATCATTCCGGAGCTGTAGGTTTTGACAGGCTGATCGATAAAGTCACCGATGTCTGCAAAGCTGGCAATGTCGTCAAATCGAGCCAGAGCATCTTCGCGTGATAAACCCAGAATTTGAGCATTCAGAACAACGTTTTCTCGCCCCGTAAATTCAGGATTGAAACCGCTCCCCAATTCGAGCAAAGCGGTAATTCGTCCTGTGGTTTGAACGGTGCCTGAGGTAGGCGCCACGGTTCCGGCGATGATCTGGAGCAGTGTACTCTTCCCTGCTCCATTGCGGCCAAGAATACCAACGGCCTCACCCCGTTGAACTTCAAAACTGACATCTCGCAGGGCCCAGTGCTCACGGTAAAGAGAACTCATGTTCCTTTTACCTAGCACACCTTGAAAACGATCAAGCAAAGCTTGCTTGAATCGATCTTGAGGGTTTCGAAAAATACGATAGCACTTGCTAATAGCGTCAAGCCGGATGGGGGGCGTTATCGGCGCACTCATGTCAAATCACATCGGCAAATGCGGGGCGGGACATTTGAAATACCCAGAACCCGCCAATAGTCACGATAATGGAAACAGAAAGATAGGCGAACCAGTGGAACCAGTCTGGTTGATTGCCTAAAATCAGCACGGCACGTAATTCCTCAATGGGATAGGTCAGCGGATTGAGATAGATTAGCTTTTGAGCCAACGCTGGGGCGGAAGATGCCGGATAGAACACTGGACTCAAAAATAACAACATAGACATAATCACCCCGATAATTTGCCCAACGTCGCGAAAAAAAACACCAATGGACGCAAGCAACCACGCCAGGCCACCTGTGAGCACCAACAATGGGGCGAACACCAGCGGCACATATAAAGCAGTGAGTGGAATCGATTGATAAAGAATGAGCAAGAAAAGACAGAGCAATCCAACACCGATCAGGGCATTAAAGACAGCTGAGACAAGATAGCTAATAGTCAGCAGTTCTAACGGAAATACCACCTTCTTGACATAGCTTGGATTTGAAAAAATTGCAGAGGGAGATCGTGTCAGTGTTTCTGAAAATAGAGCGTACACGATAAGGCCACAATAGAGCATCAGAACAAAATCTTTCACGCCGCCACCACTCCCCCAGCGTGCGTTAAATACCCCGCCAAAAACGAAGGCATACACAGCCAGCATCATGAGCGGATAGGCCACGGCCCATAGAAAACCCAGTAGGGTTCCACGATAACGAGACTGAATATCACGAACCACCAGCGACCAAAGCAACCTGCGGTTTGCATACACGCTCAAGATTCCGGAGTAAACGCCAAATCTATTCAAGGGCGGCTCATTCCTTAGGAAAGCATATATATGACAGGCGCAGGGCTGACGTCTGGAAGAAAACAGGAAGATACCCAACGCAACATGGGTCAGCAATACCGAAAGCGGAGCATCGTTCTGCTTGTGGCGTGCCGGTAAACTCAACGTCCGTCGTCATAAAGCAGCGGTATGCATCCTCCCCCATCATCACAATCGGGCTCGCCGCGCACGTTGAATGAGGTATTGATGATGATACCGCACCCGGTTTGCTGCTTGAGCTGGGAAATCACGCCATGGATGAACGGATTACGAACCCTACTGACTGATGGCCGCGTAACGTCTCCATTTCATGCAAAGGTCGGAGCCATCCATAGCATAAACCTCGTGCGGAAAAATCAGAGATCTCTTAGCTCATTACCTTGATTCGCTCAAAAAACGACGTATCCGGCTGGTCAATCTGGCTGCAGCCAGATACATGTGTTGCCGATACGTGTGTATTGCAAGGCCTCTACCATGAAGCCTTTCTTCGACCGTCATGCTGTTGTATGCGAGAGTAACATCTTCTGCGGTCTTGACGCGCAAACCGTTAGGCGTTGTTTCACCGTAATTGGCGAACATCGTATTTCTTGGTCGATCCACTGCAGCGAATTTTGGAATCGAGAGACAAACGGGTTTCACGGGCTTATCCTCGAACTTCGCCGTGATGAAGGATTCATCTATGGGTTCAAACCAACCTTCGGCCACTCTCCCGGTTAATTCCATCAGATTATGAACCAATACCCAATAGAGGCTTTGCGGCGAATAGCCATATGGCACTTGGACGGCATAGGAGCCGGCGCCCGACGCAAGTTCACAATAAGCCGGGACTTCGTTCGTCTGAGCATGGTAGAGAACGATTCCAGGGCGAATCATCCGCGAAAGCGAATGGTTGGGGTCAGCAACAATGAATTCCAAAGCAGTGCACCGATGATAGCGTTGTTGAGCGCGGTCAAGAATCGATTGCAATTCAGCCAGCATTCCCGTCGCATCAACTCGCCGAACCGAGGGTCTCTTTTCCGTCACAGCCTGCTGCATAATCCTGCGCGCGTGATCGAGCGCTTCTTGCCAACCTTGAGTCTGCAGCCGGCAATTCTCAAATACATTGAGCTGCTCGGTGACCGGATAAATCACTACGGGCGACAGGTTGAGCCCTATATCGTGCTCGATCGCAAACGTGAGATTTTCAGGCAGCTCACGGAAGTTCGACTTGCACACGATCATGCCGACAGAGAACACCCGGTCAGGCGCGTCATAGGTCGCGACGGCGCGCAGCACGTTGCTTAACACCGTATCGTAGTCAGCTCCTTTCCTGATCTTTTCAAACATCTCTTTATTGAAACTGTCCACCGAAATGCTGGCGTTGATGCGAGGAAACTTCCGGAGCTTATTGAGCTCCTTAGAATTTAGCATGGTGCCATTGCTGGTAAAACCGAAGGCAAGGTTGGGATTGTCGTCAGTGCGGAATTCGTCCACAAACTGGCGGAAGCGCTTGATGAGATAGGGCTCGCCACCGTGCCAGATAAATTGATAGAGGTAGCGTACATGCGCCAGGATATCCGGCACAGTCTCGGCGCGATGTTGCACGCGAACCAGCCGCACCATGTTCTGACTGCAACCCGGGCAGTCGATGTTGCAGTCCGCCGTGGATATCAGGGAGATCATGGTCGGCTTGGCCGACATGACCTCCACCCCCTCCCGATACTCTTCCCACGCCTTGAGAATGTTTTGGCCTGAGAGAGAATCGACGACCAATCCTTGTAACTTGATACGCCCGCGGGGCACCTTCAATTCATAGCTGCGCCCATTGTCCGATGGGTCAGAATTATCGGATGTCGAAAAGTACAGCGAGTGCCCCCAAACCGAGTAGAGCCCCTTCCCCAAGTTTCGGATGTCATCGTGCAACGACTTAGGGAACGGCAGGGGAACGCCGTCCTCCAGCAATTCCGCCTCATGCAATGATTCCCCTGCAAGCTTGGCGAAACTCTCCGGTATTTCCACAAGATAGCAGTGGCCAGACTCATGCCGCCAAGGGATAGGGGAACTGAACGGTGGATAGTTTCCGTTCGCCCACCCATACGCCGTGCACTGGTTACAGGGATGGCCCTCAAGGTTGCCCGAGGCATTGGCTCGCCGTAACGCTTGGTACTCCGAGCTGTTCCAGATTTCATCGATGCTAGCAAGATTCGTATTTCCCAGCGGCTTACCCACATTGCCATAACCACTCCAGAAACAACACGGCACAACCTCGCCCGTCAGGTCCACAATCATCTGTTGCCAGGGATATGCGCAATACGTCGGGGTTGCCGCTTTAGTCATGTTTGTACTTCTGTGTGCGGGTGAGACGCATGCGAGTGCCGATGGGGATAAGGACTTGGGGCACTCTCATTCTTAACCCCATAGAGACGTAACGTACAATCAATCATCTCGTTCAAACCAAATTGTTGATCGACAAAACGAGGCCCACGCTGACGTAGGTGTTGTAGAAATGAACTATCTGACAACACCTCCCTGGTTCTGGTTGCTATCTCGGAAGGATCAGGCGTACGGCAACACCATCCCGTTATGCCCTCTTCAATAGCCTCGCGCGTTCCGCCCGCATCCGTGGCGACGACAGGCAACCCCATCCATTGAGCCTCCAGAACAACATTGGGAGTCCCCTCGAACTCCGAGGTTAAAACAAATACTGTCATTGACGATAAAGGGGTAGCGATGTCGGTACGTGCACCGGGCATATGCACCTTATTTTCAAGCTCGGTCTTCCGCACAAACTTTTCCATTTCCTTTCGCATAGGGCCTTCACCGATCAAAAGAAAATGCGCATCTGGTGTCAATTTCGCTATTTCTCTCGCAGCTTTCAGCCAGAGCATGGGACGTTTTTCTGACCAGAATCGAAAAATGGAGCCGACAACCGGAGCCGTTTGGGGAATACCAAGAGAGTGGCGATAGGCCGACACCACCGAATCATCCACCCGACTTAGCCCACTGAAGTCCACACCATTTTTTACAACTTGGAAGCGATCGTGTGGGATTTCAAGCCAACGGCAATAGTCCAACGCCCCTGCACAACTGTTGTTAAGGAAAGTGATGTGATCCAGTTCAGACAATGCCTGATAAGCACATCGCATATAGTCTTGGTAATAGCCGAAATTGACCGGTGTGAGGTTGCGGCTGGCGAGCACAATACGTGGAACACCGGTCATGATTGCGGCAATGCCGACTTTGATGCTGGTACTGTCTTGCCAGGCATGAACCACCGTAGGTCGGCGATTCTTGAATTCTTCAGCCAAATTCAGAATTTCTTCAGCCATGGTATTGGGTAACTTAGCGAAAAGCTCGCCAAGTGGGTCGGGGACCGATTGAAACCCACGTTCGGCGATTTTGATCGCGCTTGTTAAAGGGTACGCTGCTATCTTGGCAGATTCAAGATGCGGCAGATAGAAGTCGAGCCCAGGGGAGCGATGCAAATATTCCCCGATCAGGCAGATGTCGTCAAAGCCTTTAGCTTGCAGCCCGCGTAGCGTATTAACGATCTGCCGTTCTGCCCCACCAGCCGCCAGACCCGAATTAACCAAGATGAAACGTCTTGGCTCTGCTCTGAAACTGCTCGTGGATGCCAGCAGGAGCGCCTGTTTCAGCAACTCGCGAAAGAAAACAATGTCCAAACGCGCAGCAGAAACCGTGCATTGCGCAACATCCCACACCGACATATTTTGGTCATGTGAATCTCGCCGAAATACCCGATGCCACAGCGCTCTAGCTCCCGGTATTGTTTTTGCCGCTTGG harbors:
- a CDS encoding TylF/MycF/NovP-related O-methyltransferase, translated to MTFQQLGIVEEMNDPRIDKIVDAVAPYSMVHQTGIVFTMAAVVYAIKNSLPGVFLECGTWRGGCSVAMLLVQRELFGKVLKPVYMLDSFEGLPGVDHRDGPLAAKWQSGVDAEKFFDNCKAAQQDLENLLKQHQFLAAEYRLVRGWFECTVPNVASELSEQGIAVLRLDGDWYTSTDVSLTHLCPITSERGVVIIDDYYAWDGCARALHDYLSRNDLPYRIKSLPYNFGAYFIKRAYRSSFNEF
- a CDS encoding ABC transporter ATP-binding protein, translated to MSAPITPPIRLDAISKCYRIFRNPQDRFKQALLDRFQGVLGKRNMSSLYREHWALRDVSFEVQRGEAVGILGRNGAGKSTLLQIIAGTVAPTSGTVQTTGRITALLELGSGFNPEFTGRENVVLNAQILGLSREDALARFDDIASFADIGDFIDQPVKTYSSGMMMRLAFAVQTVMEPDVVIVDEALSVGDAKFQEKCFRKLRMLREMGTTILFVSHDINAVTSFCDQAFLFDAGQIVDAGKPVSVSKAYIENLYSEPAKRSIHEKRKDSEVEAEPGTTLLSQGTAHHTSKTNAAQDGYRFGDRKVEILSVAIFDQAGKKTEVLVSGNQYRITQTVVAHFPVVDLSSGFIIRNTKGVDIFGVTNKTAAVEIPRIEAGQIFEVSIEIDAWLAAGDYFLQAANAGADGAQCDCRIDALHFVVINTPTLFTTSIVNLNPKLRFGVMKNDQRMMGSLGG
- a CDS encoding ABC transporter permease, which codes for MNRFGVYSGILSVYANRRLLWSLVVRDIQSRYRGTLLGFLWAVAYPLMMLAVYAFVFGGVFNARWGSGGGVKDFVLMLYCGLIVYALFSETLTRSPSAIFSNPSYVKKVVFPLELLTISYLVSAVFNALIGVGLLCLFLLILYQSIPLTALYVPLVFAPLLVLTGGLAWLLASIGVFFRDVGQIIGVIMSMLLFLSPVFYPASSAPALAQKLIYLNPLTYPIEELRAVLILGNQPDWFHWFAYLSVSIIVTIGGFWVFQMSRPAFADVI
- a CDS encoding carbamoyltransferase C-terminal domain-containing protein — encoded protein: MISQLKQQTGCGIIINTSFNVRGEPDCDDGGGCIPLLYDDGR
- a CDS encoding SPASM domain-containing protein; amino-acid sequence: MTKAATPTYCAYPWQQMIVDLTGEVVPCCFWSGYGNVGKPLGNTNLASIDEIWNSSEYQALRRANASGNLEGHPCNQCTAYGWANGNYPPFSSPIPWRHESGHCYLVEIPESFAKLAGESLHEAELLEDGVPLPFPKSLHDDIRNLGKGLYSVWGHSLYFSTSDNSDPSDNGRSYELKVPRGRIKLQGLVVDSLSGQNILKAWEEYREGVEVMSAKPTMISLISTADCNIDCPGCSQNMVRLVRVQHRAETVPDILAHVRYLYQFIWHGGEPYLIKRFRQFVDEFRTDDNPNLAFGFTSNGTMLNSKELNKLRKFPRINASISVDSFNKEMFEKIRKGADYDTVLSNVLRAVATYDAPDRVFSVGMIVCKSNFRELPENLTFAIEHDIGLNLSPVVIYPVTEQLNVFENCRLQTQGWQEALDHARRIMQQAVTEKRPSVRRVDATGMLAELQSILDRAQQRYHRCTALEFIVADPNHSLSRMIRPGIVLYHAQTNEVPAYCELASGAGSYAVQVPYGYSPQSLYWVLVHNLMELTGRVAEGWFEPIDESFITAKFEDKPVKPVCLSIPKFAAVDRPRNTMFANYGETTPNGLRVKTAEDVTLAYNSMTVEERLHGRGLAIHTYRQHMYLAAARLTSRIRRFLSESR
- a CDS encoding glycosyltransferase, whose amino-acid sequence is MLKQVAGTGARSIVCENRLHHFVDLPLFRFHLWHLAEKVIERMSNLPAGSPVHHLVQAAKTIPGARALWHRVFRRDSHDQNMSVWDVAQCTVSAARLDIVFFRELLKQALLLASTSSFRAEPRRFILVNSGLAAGGAERQIVNTLRGLQAKGFDDICLIGEYLHRSPGLDFYLPHLESAKIAAYPLTSAIKIAERGFQSVPDPLGELFAKLPNTMAEEILNLAEEFKNRRPTVVHAWQDSTSIKVGIAAIMTGVPRIVLASRNLTPVNFGYYQDYMRCAYQALSELDHITFLNNSCAGALDYCRWLEIPHDRFQVVKNGVDFSGLSRVDDSVVSAYRHSLGIPQTAPVVGSIFRFWSEKRPMLWLKAAREIAKLTPDAHFLLIGEGPMRKEMEKFVRKTELENKVHMPGARTDIATPLSSMTVFVLTSEFEGTPNVVLEAQWMGLPVVATDAGGTREAIEEGITGWCCRTPDPSEIATRTREVLSDSSFLQHLRQRGPRFVDQQFGLNEMIDCTLRLYGVKNESAPSPYPHRHSHASHPHTEVQT